In Paenibacillus sp. FSL R7-0345, a single window of DNA contains:
- a CDS encoding ABC transporter permease subunit, which produces MYALLSLPLIYFFIFRYGPMYGVQIAFKDFNLFQGIGGSEWIGFDAFREVFNMKEFYIALRNTFMLNFLDLLVSFPAPIILAIMLYEIKSAWFKKISQTILYIPHFISWVIIGGIVYQLFGNQSGMINEVLQSLGLNPVPFLTEKGPWLITYLFTGVWQSAGWGTILYLAALTGVNRELFEAAEVDGATRMKKIWYITLPSIKPTIVTLLILNLGKMVSIGFDRPYVIGNTAVREYSDVLSTFVYRIGLESGQYTLATVVGLFQAVVGLVFILGSNYISKKMTGNGII; this is translated from the coding sequence ATGTACGCGCTGCTTTCACTGCCACTCATTTACTTCTTTATCTTCCGTTACGGGCCGATGTACGGCGTGCAGATTGCCTTTAAGGATTTCAATCTGTTCCAGGGGATCGGCGGCAGTGAATGGATCGGGTTCGACGCATTCCGTGAAGTATTTAACATGAAAGAGTTCTACATCGCACTGCGCAATACATTTATGCTTAATTTCCTGGATTTGCTAGTTTCTTTCCCCGCCCCGATCATTCTGGCAATTATGCTGTATGAGATTAAGAGTGCATGGTTCAAAAAAATCTCGCAGACTATTCTGTATATCCCTCACTTTATTTCCTGGGTCATTATCGGGGGGATTGTCTATCAATTGTTCGGCAACCAGTCCGGTATGATCAACGAGGTGCTGCAGAGCCTGGGCTTAAACCCGGTTCCATTCCTGACTGAAAAGGGGCCGTGGCTGATCACCTATCTGTTCACAGGGGTCTGGCAAAGCGCCGGCTGGGGAACGATCCTCTATCTGGCCGCACTTACCGGTGTAAACAGAGAGCTGTTTGAAGCGGCAGAGGTCGATGGAGCAACACGAATGAAGAAGATCTGGTATATTACGCTGCCAAGCATCAAGCCGACGATTGTAACCCTGCTTATTCTCAATCTCGGTAAAATGGTCAGCATTGGCTTTGACCGCCCATACGTTATCGGGAATACAGCGGTACGCGAATATTCAGATGTACTGAGTACCTTTGTCTACCGGATCGGTCTGGAATCAGGGCAGTACACCCTGGCTACTGTAGTCGGACTGTTCCAGGCAGTGGTCGGACTGGTATTCATTCTGGGCTCCAACTATATTTCGAAAAAAATGACCGGCAACGGTATTATCTGA
- a CDS encoding extracellular solute-binding protein — MTVNANQKVLKKALGIGLSAVMGMSLLAGCSSDSNANPSSNGGTATDGGSKERVTLKVEIFDRGNSPEPYTITNNYLSNLVQERFGDPNNIDVQYVPVQRSEEVTKLNVLMASNTDVPDIVFTYDSSVFYRYAQQGGLTDVGALIDEYGPTLKKFLGDDTLAFGQLDGQQMAIPGKRAITGRYSSYIRQDWLDKLGLPAPTTTDELYTTLKAFKEKDPGGLGSKNIPMGMALAPAQFETLIYSFLKPIKGDLTYGQRYELPLHDGFKDAMQFLNKLYNEGLISQDFSLDEDKTQLAKDVQNGNVGYWSEDVDNIFYNEGTLDNLYKNVQGSTVTAVDVLTNANEGNKHIKSRYASNGMYIMIPKSSKRAVEAIKYLDWMASDNNLIDIYSGVEGENYDLVDGIPVVKADVSQEFADRLFNAGDMAIISNGKNIGDQATNEKAWISGFPERNQKMLKQSIDIANTDTVGPIVFGKPIEAESKYGTTLNDKLAVIIVKTAMAKPEQFDAVYEQEMKDFMSLGGTQLKEELEAALKDL, encoded by the coding sequence ATGACAGTGAATGCAAACCAGAAAGTTCTGAAGAAGGCACTCGGGATCGGATTGAGCGCAGTAATGGGGATGTCCCTGCTGGCCGGCTGTTCCTCTGATTCAAACGCAAACCCATCATCAAACGGTGGCACAGCCACTGACGGGGGCAGCAAAGAGCGCGTTACGCTGAAGGTGGAAATTTTCGACCGCGGTAACAGCCCTGAGCCTTACACCATTACAAACAACTACTTATCCAATCTGGTGCAGGAACGGTTCGGCGATCCGAACAACATTGATGTTCAATATGTTCCGGTGCAGCGCTCCGAGGAAGTCACCAAGCTGAACGTACTGATGGCGAGCAACACGGATGTACCTGATATAGTGTTCACTTATGATTCAAGTGTGTTCTACCGATACGCCCAGCAGGGCGGCCTGACCGATGTTGGAGCACTGATTGATGAATACGGGCCGACTCTGAAAAAATTCCTCGGTGATGATACTCTGGCGTTCGGACAGCTAGATGGCCAGCAGATGGCCATCCCTGGGAAACGGGCAATCACAGGCCGTTACAGCTCCTATATCCGTCAGGATTGGCTGGATAAGCTGGGATTGCCGGCGCCAACTACAACAGACGAACTATACACTACTTTGAAAGCATTTAAAGAGAAAGACCCGGGCGGTCTTGGCAGCAAAAACATCCCGATGGGCATGGCGCTTGCTCCAGCCCAGTTCGAAACGCTAATCTATTCTTTCCTGAAACCGATTAAGGGCGATCTGACTTACGGCCAGCGCTATGAGCTGCCGCTGCATGATGGCTTCAAGGATGCGATGCAGTTCCTGAATAAGCTCTACAATGAAGGGCTGATCAGCCAGGATTTCAGTCTGGATGAAGATAAAACGCAACTTGCCAAAGATGTCCAGAACGGCAATGTCGGCTACTGGTCTGAAGATGTGGACAATATCTTCTACAATGAAGGTACCCTGGATAACTTGTACAAAAATGTACAGGGCAGCACTGTAACGGCAGTAGACGTCCTGACCAATGCGAACGAAGGTAACAAGCATATTAAATCGCGTTATGCCTCAAACGGGATGTACATCATGATTCCTAAGAGCAGCAAACGCGCGGTGGAAGCCATTAAATATCTGGACTGGATGGCCTCGGACAACAATCTGATCGATATCTACAGCGGGGTTGAGGGTGAGAACTATGATCTGGTTGACGGTATCCCGGTAGTTAAGGCAGACGTTTCCCAGGAGTTCGCTGACCGTTTATTCAACGCAGGCGATATGGCAATTATCTCTAACGGCAAGAACATCGGCGATCAGGCAACCAATGAAAAGGCATGGATCAGCGGCTTCCCGGAACGTAACCAGAAAATGCTGAAGCAATCCATTGATATTGCCAATACCGATACCGTGGGTCCAATCGTCTTCGGTAAACCGATTGAAGCGGAATCCAAGTATGGAACTACCCTCAATGACAAGCTGGCCGTAATTATCGTTAAGACAGCTATGGCCAAACCGGAGCAATTCGATGCGGTTTACGAGCAGGAAATGAAGGACTTCATGTCCCTTGGCGGAACCCAGCTGAAAGAAGAACTGGAAGCGGCACTGAAGGATCTGTAG
- a CDS encoding TIM barrel protein produces MKRHTTGDGLLREILGLGFRRVELNYNVTEEMLWAIEPMIERGEIGISSVHNTFPHVPDPDYGTDSVLLGFEDKEKRQRAIQLLVRSAEYAQRYGGEAVVVHPGEVPFPNDIAKELEQLYSGEGKDSLAFRSKWAELLERREAYSAGYVKTITESLYEVCDKAAAKGLNGIRFGIETRSRPQQIPTLAEAKRIIRALKGAPVGIWYDTGHAIMMDRLGLYDSVGEMDGLMDDIVGVHIHETIGLSDHWCPYVNSGDMHFYDAYLPMIERAQVKVYELKAACLPEEIHESHRLLTAKLAARGAL; encoded by the coding sequence ATGAAGCGACACACGACAGGGGACGGGCTGCTGAGGGAAATTCTCGGGCTCGGCTTCCGCAGGGTGGAGCTTAACTATAATGTGACTGAAGAGATGCTGTGGGCGATTGAACCGATGATCGAGCGGGGGGAAATCGGCATCTCCAGTGTCCATAACACCTTCCCTCATGTTCCGGACCCCGATTACGGCACGGATTCCGTGCTGCTCGGCTTCGAGGACAAGGAGAAACGGCAGCGGGCCATCCAGCTGCTGGTCCGCTCTGCTGAGTATGCGCAGCGTTACGGCGGTGAAGCTGTAGTTGTCCATCCCGGGGAAGTACCCTTCCCGAATGATATCGCCAAGGAGCTGGAGCAGCTCTACAGCGGGGAAGGCAAGGATTCCCTGGCTTTCCGCAGCAAATGGGCGGAGCTGCTGGAGCGGCGGGAGGCTTACAGTGCCGGTTATGTGAAGACTATTACCGAAAGCCTGTACGAAGTATGCGACAAAGCGGCTGCCAAGGGACTGAACGGCATCCGCTTCGGCATTGAGACACGCTCCCGGCCGCAGCAGATACCGACGCTGGCCGAGGCCAAAAGAATCATCCGGGCGCTGAAGGGCGCGCCGGTCGGCATCTGGTATGATACCGGCCATGCGATTATGATGGACCGGCTGGGGCTGTACGACAGTGTGGGGGAGATGGACGGGCTGATGGATGATATCGTCGGGGTCCATATCCACGAGACCATCGGGCTCTCGGATCACTGGTGTCCCTACGTAAACAGCGGGGATATGCATTTCTATGATGCTTATCTGCCGATGATTGAGCGGGCCCAGGTGAAAGTGTATGAACTGAAAGCAGCCTGTCTGCCGGAGGAGATTCATGAGAGCCACCGTCTGCTTACGGCTAAGCTGGCGGCACGGGGGGCGCTCTGA
- a CDS encoding carbohydrate ABC transporter permease, with the protein MSERTSNRIFDIVIITCVALFVLFCLAPFLHIIAVSLSSNRAITSGEVTIFPIELNWNAYVQVFSDTSMIRSLGYTLVLTAVTTLLCMLFTIAAAYPLTKGYLKGRKLFMVIIIITMFFSGGIIPEYLLMRDLRLLDSTWALVLPGLVSPFNLIILISFFNNIPQSLEESAEIDGSSFLRTLMSIVLPLSMPVLATLALFYAVGRWNGFQDALMYINSPELYPLQLKLFQMVQNNMISELTLMEGASRTRLTPESLKAATVIFATVPILLVYPWLQKYFVSGVMLGAVKG; encoded by the coding sequence ATGAGTGAACGTACTTCAAACCGGATATTTGATATCGTCATTATTACCTGTGTGGCCTTGTTCGTATTGTTTTGTCTGGCTCCGTTCTTGCATATTATTGCGGTATCGCTCAGCTCCAACCGGGCTATTACTTCCGGTGAAGTCACGATTTTTCCGATTGAATTGAACTGGAATGCCTATGTTCAGGTGTTCTCAGATACCTCAATGATCCGCTCCCTGGGCTATACATTGGTGCTGACAGCGGTGACAACCCTGCTGTGCATGCTCTTTACCATTGCCGCAGCCTATCCGCTCACCAAGGGCTATCTGAAAGGCCGCAAGCTGTTTATGGTTATCATCATCATTACCATGTTTTTCAGCGGCGGGATTATTCCTGAATATCTGCTGATGCGCGACCTGCGCCTGCTCGATTCCACCTGGGCGCTCGTTCTGCCCGGCCTGGTCAGTCCGTTCAACCTGATCATCCTGATCTCCTTCTTCAATAATATCCCCCAGAGTCTGGAAGAATCGGCCGAGATCGACGGCAGCTCCTTCCTCCGCACACTGATGAGCATCGTCCTGCCGCTGTCCATGCCTGTGCTTGCAACGCTGGCTCTCTTCTATGCGGTAGGCCGCTGGAACGGTTTCCAGGATGCGCTGATGTACATCAACAGTCCGGAACTGTATCCGCTGCAGCTCAAGCTGTTCCAGATGGTGCAGAACAATATGATCTCCGAGCTGACGCTGATGGAAGGTGCCAGCCGCACAAGGCTGACACCGGAGAGTCTGAAGGCAGCAACTGTAATTTTCGCTACCGTGCCTATTCTGCTGGTATATCCATGGCTGCAGAAGTATTTTGTCAGCGGCGTTATGCTGGGTGCCGTTAAGGGTTAG
- the tnpB gene encoding IS200/IS605 family element RNA-guided endonuclease TnpB, whose amino-acid sequence MLIHQAYKYRIYPTPEQQQLIRRMFGCCRFVFNYFLDTWNQSYSETGKSLSYHACATQLPALKAQYDWLKEADSIALQSAARHVADSFDRFFKKQNQAPRFKSRKQPVQSYTTKFVNGNIAIEGSRLKLPKLGWMTFANSRKLEGRILSATVRQNASGKFFVSLVCEVEKNPLPQVDAHIGIDLGLKEYAVCSNGERYANPRFYRQYEKKLALWQRRMARRTHGGSNWKKAKQHVARIHERIANKRNDFLHQLTTKLIRENQTISIEHLRVANMIQNPKLSKSIADASWGEWVRQLTYKALWYGRTLRIADTFEPTSQRCHICGTIHPEVKNLAVRQWTCITCGTLHDRDENAAHNIAQLAV is encoded by the coding sequence ATGCTGATTCATCAAGCCTATAAATACCGGATCTACCCTACACCGGAACAACAGCAACTCATAAGGCGTATGTTTGGCTGCTGCCGCTTTGTGTTCAATTACTTTTTGGATACTTGGAATCAAAGCTATTCGGAAACGGGAAAAAGCTTGTCCTATCACGCTTGTGCGACACAGCTCCCTGCACTAAAAGCACAATACGACTGGCTGAAAGAAGCCGATAGCATCGCTTTGCAGTCGGCTGCCCGTCATGTGGCGGATAGCTTTGATCGCTTTTTCAAAAAGCAAAATCAAGCGCCACGCTTCAAGAGCCGAAAGCAACCGGTTCAAAGTTACACGACCAAATTCGTGAACGGGAATATCGCCATTGAGGGTAGTCGCTTGAAGCTCCCAAAACTCGGCTGGATGACTTTTGCAAACTCCCGGAAGCTGGAAGGCCGGATATTGTCCGCTACCGTGCGTCAAAACGCCAGCGGGAAATTTTTCGTTTCGCTCGTTTGCGAAGTTGAAAAGAACCCACTGCCGCAAGTGGACGCACATATCGGCATCGACCTAGGTTTGAAAGAATACGCCGTATGCTCGAATGGGGAACGTTATGCCAATCCCCGCTTCTACCGCCAATATGAGAAAAAGCTGGCGCTTTGGCAGCGGCGGATGGCTCGGCGTACTCACGGCGGCTCCAACTGGAAGAAAGCGAAACAGCATGTCGCTCGCATTCACGAACGTATTGCGAATAAACGAAATGATTTCCTCCACCAACTGACAACGAAACTGATTCGTGAAAACCAAACGATTAGTATCGAACATCTGCGTGTCGCGAATATGATTCAGAATCCCAAGCTTTCAAAATCCATCGCGGATGCGTCTTGGGGGGAGTGGGTACGGCAACTGACGTACAAAGCCCTATGGTATGGACGAACCCTTCGGATCGCCGATACATTTGAACCAACCAGTCAGCGGTGTCACATCTGTGGCACGATCCACCCCGAAGTAAAGAATCTGGCGGTTCGGCAATGGACGTGCATCACTTGCGGTACGCTCCATGACCGTGATGAAAACGCCGCTCATAATATTGCACAATTAGCGGTTTAA
- a CDS encoding helix-turn-helix domain-containing protein, which produces MFRTWYRRLLLSYFPIFLLTVTILIFASFVFINDISRMETQKADRISASYLMDNVDKTIREVELSVLESIERSDVYKQYFNNTGQPDTGSVYAVAQSLRGLIQESSYIQSIYLYDKVNESVLTDTGLKDLSGFIDEDWIRQITSGPLPEGWQPVRSYEAELSQRTPIRVLTTNKAMPLPFGSEGVLVINVKMSGIEQLVDSMVNQQLSFVTILDGDGKTVYQAHSDNEGAASGKQLNTLQLKRLGWTFASGIKAGNLFGWVSVISYLWVAIAIGTVICAIFYLVYVTRRNYKPIQVIMNRIEGHQIRQMDQSKDKPDEMMLIDGVLEDLINHMTDYDRKSRENLLLQRSKLFTDLLHSERLDDVIGRMEELSPLTGADASSRFTVVLSEINRYERVFEERYTRGDQNTLKFALMNVFQELARNAELQGWAEWVGTRRVAILFLATGSDEEMTKRIRVFAEDCRSWVEQNLRISLSFGIGPAVAGPGTIRESYTAAEYVMQHKLLRSGDVALAEHGEARQPLLETYAYLQMIAEFVKQFRMSSGQWREQLERIFEAFEQNFLQDDDIRSLIQAMLQMLSREVAVMSEELQDELSAETASIRLKGLEEAESLDEMKNILLEYLTDLFRTYVSASETKSYRAMVTEMKHYIEENFANPDLSLKHLSDRFQVSGKYASYLFKTEFKMKFVDFVTELRMKEAEQLLAETDYPLQDIALQVGYANAITFGRVFKRVAGITPGDYRQLKRRELGKA; this is translated from the coding sequence TTGTTCCGTACCTGGTATCGCCGATTGCTGCTTTCTTATTTTCCTATCTTTTTGCTGACGGTAACGATTCTGATCTTTGCCTCGTTTGTATTTATTAATGATATTTCCCGGATGGAGACGCAAAAAGCCGACCGCATCTCAGCCAGCTATCTCATGGATAATGTAGATAAGACCATTAGAGAAGTGGAGCTGTCCGTGCTAGAGTCGATTGAACGCAGCGATGTCTACAAGCAGTATTTTAATAACACCGGACAGCCGGATACCGGATCTGTTTATGCAGTTGCCCAGAGCCTGCGCGGCCTCATTCAGGAGTCCTCTTACATTCAGTCTATCTATCTCTATGACAAAGTTAATGAAAGCGTTTTAACAGATACTGGATTAAAGGACCTTTCCGGCTTCATAGACGAGGACTGGATCAGGCAGATCACCTCCGGACCCTTGCCGGAAGGCTGGCAGCCTGTTCGCAGCTATGAGGCTGAACTGTCACAGCGTACACCGATACGTGTGCTTACTACTAATAAAGCGATGCCGCTGCCTTTCGGCTCTGAGGGAGTACTGGTCATCAATGTCAAAATGAGCGGAATTGAGCAGCTTGTCGATAGCATGGTCAATCAGCAGCTTTCTTTTGTAACGATTCTGGACGGGGATGGCAAAACAGTCTACCAGGCCCATTCCGACAATGAAGGGGCGGCAAGCGGCAAGCAGCTGAATACACTGCAACTTAAGCGGCTTGGATGGACCTTCGCAAGCGGAATTAAAGCAGGCAACCTGTTCGGCTGGGTTTCGGTCATTTCCTATCTCTGGGTGGCGATTGCCATCGGAACAGTAATTTGTGCAATCTTTTACCTGGTCTATGTGACCCGGCGCAACTATAAACCGATTCAGGTTATTATGAACCGCATTGAAGGCCATCAGATCCGGCAGATGGATCAGTCCAAAGATAAACCTGACGAAATGATGCTCATTGACGGGGTGCTGGAGGACCTGATTAACCACATGACCGACTATGACCGCAAAAGCCGGGAAAACCTGCTGCTGCAGCGCAGTAAGCTATTCACTGATCTGCTGCACAGCGAGCGGCTGGATGATGTCATCGGGCGGATGGAGGAGCTGTCCCCGCTTACGGGTGCTGACGCCTCCTCCCGTTTTACAGTCGTGCTCAGTGAAATTAACCGCTATGAGCGGGTTTTTGAGGAGCGTTATACCAGAGGAGATCAGAATACGCTCAAGTTTGCGCTGATGAATGTATTTCAGGAGCTTGCGCGTAACGCCGAGCTGCAGGGCTGGGCAGAGTGGGTCGGAACGCGGCGGGTCGCGATATTGTTCCTGGCGACCGGCAGCGATGAGGAAATGACCAAGCGGATCCGCGTCTTTGCGGAAGATTGCCGCTCATGGGTGGAGCAGAACCTGCGAATTTCGCTCAGCTTTGGCATTGGCCCGGCTGTGGCAGGTCCGGGAACCATTCGTGAATCCTATACGGCGGCTGAATATGTCATGCAGCATAAGCTGCTCCGCAGCGGGGATGTCGCTTTGGCAGAACACGGAGAGGCACGCCAGCCGCTGCTGGAGACCTATGCTTATCTGCAGATGATTGCAGAGTTTGTTAAGCAGTTCCGGATGTCGAGCGGTCAATGGCGGGAGCAGCTGGAGCGGATTTTTGAAGCGTTTGAGCAAAATTTTCTCCAGGACGATGATATCCGCTCCCTGATTCAGGCGATGCTGCAGATGCTCAGCCGTGAGGTAGCCGTGATGTCGGAGGAACTGCAGGATGAGCTGTCGGCGGAGACCGCCTCGATCCGGCTAAAAGGGCTTGAGGAAGCCGAGTCGCTGGATGAGATGAAAAATATATTGCTGGAATATCTGACCGATCTGTTCCGTACGTATGTCTCGGCCAGTGAGACCAAGAGCTACCGGGCGATGGTCACCGAGATGAAGCATTATATTGAAGAGAATTTTGCCAATCCTGATCTTTCATTGAAGCATTTGAGCGACCGCTTCCAGGTATCGGGCAAATACGCCAGCTATCTGTTCAAAACGGAATTTAAAATGAAGTTTGTGGATTTCGTAACAGAGCTGCGAATGAAAGAGGCTGAACAGCTGCTGGCGGAGACCGATTATCCCCTGCAGGATATCGCGCTTCAGGTAGGCTATGCCAATGCAATTACATTTGGCAGAGTATTCAAACGGGTGGCCGGCATCACACCGGGAGATTACCGCCAGCTTAAACGCCGGGAATTGGGCAAAGCCTGA